The DNA window TCATTTGGGGTTTCCATGAGCTATGCAACAGTGTTTTTTATGTGCTAGGGGTTTTAACAGGAGCAACTGTGTATGGTAATGTACAGGTCAACTCTcacaatgaaataattttttttttggtgattcatattttgaatacacTGCTGTTAGAAGGTTTggcatcagtaagatttttaatgttttttaattagttgcttatgctcatcaaggttaaatttatattatcaaaaatgaacaacaacaatgtattgtgatatattttctattttaatatcctttcaaacatagtttattcctgtgataaaaatgtaattttcaacaGCCCTTATGCCAGTATTTAGTGTcccatggtccttcagaaattactgtaatatgttattattattattattattattattaatgtaaatcagcatattacatttctgaaggatcaagtgatactgaagattggagtaatggctgataaaaATTTAGCTTTAATTATGGAATGAATTTTATGAAGTATATTTAATTagaaaactgtcattttaaattgcaataatatttcacagttactgtttattttctgatcatataaatgcagcctttaaaatgattaaaacataaaaaattgatGATCCAACACACATATCTATATAGGTATATAAGTCATCAATAAGGGCCTCACATGCTCTTTCCGGTGAAGCTAACTTTAAACATTAATTAGGTCACATTAATTAGGTCAAATGAAAATGTAGAGCGTGCTAATTTGGACATGATTGCAACATCCAGATATTTCGATGGTAGTGACACTTGTGCATTATACCACAGTCACTGTCCTGGTATGAGTTACACATTCTAGGGAAAAATCACTAAACACAAGAAAGTGCACACCTTTATCATCATAGTGTTGAACCACAAACCAAAACTTAGTTACAGAATTAATGGGAATTCCAAGATACTTAATACCATGACTATATGACAATGAAGATGCATTACGTGATAAAGCCACTGTTAAACTAAAGCCACAAAgactgtatgtatttttatgacaTGATTTAATAGGACTtactaactttaaaatatatatggtgGGTTAAACATGGTGGTGAATAAACATAAAGGGCAAACTGCTCAGTGTCAGCATGAAGATTTTCACAAATTCTCAAATTATGCAGAGTGGTCACAATTACTCTAACAATCCATTCAGATCCTTTAAGTCTGTCAAATCAAGTGTAAGTCAGTCACTGCGTCTGGAAGGAAACAAGATGGATTAAGAGCTGGGGGAGGGGGcaaagatggccaaatttgtctcattttgttgaaatatcattttgttccatttagttctgcccttcgtaagcaacagaaaatacttgtatgtttcccggtacacaaattaagtacaatttaccttgatcttcaaattccaaaagttttcactcCCAGCTCTTattgcatcttgtttccttctggaacatcagtgaatgtttgaatcttttttaataattgtgttggagtgcctcaaatgtcctcagtctgaaaatatgcatctcaaaatcataaagtcactgctggaaagggttcaaatatgcaaagatgctagaaaactgaagaatctgcagggccttaaagatttttctgaagaacgatgctcagtttaactgttcagaacaaacaagggactcatgcacaaccatcacaaaacagaaagacagtcgaggatcatcaggtaagaGAACaccagtattaagaaccaagggttcccaaacttttgaggggttattttaataatttcaggcatttttttgtcttgtggactaaaagttaatatattttatgtacaatatcttactcaggacagtactaaataaaaaataacatgcatttagtatgatctctcttatttttttgaaaattactcatattttcacagattatgcaaggggtgcccaaactttcgagccccactgtatgtatatatatatatatatatatatatatatatatatatatatatatatatatatatatatatacgggcCTATCGGGCACTGGACCAGTGGGGGGCCCAGCCGAAAGACCGCTACTCCCGGAACACAATTTCAGCCATGCCCCATCAGGTTTTTAAGgcaagtggattttgaatgcaacttccaaaagacaaaaaataggaaaaaaaataaaaataaattttttttttatatttgataaaccATAACACTGGTGTAATTAGGTCATTCAGTGCGGCAAATCAttagctgctaaattcaaatctgggTTTGCAGAACTGGCACGCGTTTTTAGCTACAACACTGCAgattttaaccaatcacacatgattctgttgagcttatgagtACAATGGCCAATaagaggcgttcagatgagtcaaaCCGCTGTTTTGTtcaatgttctttgataatgcaaattatattttactctacaaatacaaattatattttactctACTTCTTACTCTTGTACAGTTTCTGTACAATTTAAGTGTTCTAATTAGtaaattacaatgttttaattaaattcacGTTAATTGCAAAGTcagttgtatttaaaatatttcatgacATGACGCCCTATCTGTTACCAGTGGCAGCTTGTCGGGGGAGGCACACCTTTCTTACATTTTTGAGGTGAAAATGGGAGGAGgatgatttaatgttaataaaattcataattatttttttagttcatatctcaaaatgtgtattttttgctTGTAATTTCACAGCTGTAATACCATAAAAGGTTACTGAAGTTGGGCACCTTTTTCCTATCCCGAATGTGTCAGATCTGCCAACGTTATTACAACCGCTAATAATAGAGAAAGAGGCCAGGGGAGAGCTGAGCTCTCGTGCCtatgttggtaaaaaaaaataatagccaATCACCATTAAGTGTTCACTTTCAGCATTGAGGAGTGATGAGAAAATAAATCTTGCAAGCTCATCATAGAGATTGTAAATTACCTGATATTTGTTTGAACGTCTCCAGCAGTGCTGATAATGTACTTACTGAGTAGCGATATTGAATATTTGATAGCCAACAGATTTACCAAGCTGTCATCCAGACAgtatatatacaacatttttaatgaaGGGAGAACATAAGCTGGACATAGGCTACAACAGTCGACTTAATTAAATGGCACAACAGACTTTTAAGTAGGATGGAAGTTTGCTTAAATTTATAGGCCCGTAAGTGAAATTATATTATCTTGCTCTAATATAGTATATCAAGCCAAATGACATATACATAAcataaatacttttaattattaataaatgtataatataaaatgatttttgcttaaaatatttgttgcatttcataaaaaataaaaaaattaacaaaagattccacacacacacaatgggtgCTTCTCAATGCTTATTTTCACATCCTCATTTCCTTTCCTGATGTTAGCTCCACCCCTTCAGGATGCGAGGGAAGGACACAAGGATATGACATGAGGATGGAGGACTTGAATCAAGTGAAATTATTGATCCTCACTCCCTTCAGTGTTACTCCAAAGTGTCATCAGTTGTGATTAAAGGGATCTGCCCTTAAACTTTGTTAAAGTTTGTTAATTAAGATATTcatcataaatattaataaagcaagatACCCTGTTTGAAATATATGACATGCATGGTTTATTTGAAGTGaaaaggtaaaatataaatacaaattattacaacAGATGTGAAGGGGGAggataatttatttgtgtgtcaggtttttcaatgaaaaacacTTCCGCAAAGGATACACCTGTTTATCCTCGCTCATAGCTCCTCAGGAAGCCTCCTCGCTCCTCGATCCTCAACTCCTATTAGAGAATTGAGATGTCCTTCAAAGATGGCTGAGCTTGATCAGTTTCCAGGTCGTAGGATGGAGGACGGAGGATCGAGGAAAGGAGGAGGGATATTGAAAAGCACCCcaatatttgaaattatatacactactggtcaaaagtttgggatcagttagaattgtattttttttttaacaaagtctcttatgctcatcaaggctcaaatttttttgatttgatcaaaaaaaaaaaatcatttttgcaaaatgttattacaatataaaataatggtttctatcttaatatcctttaaaatataattatgtatgtgATGCAATgcagaattttcatcagccattactccagtataaagtgtcacatggtccttttattctaatatgctgatttattattagttatCAATGCTGGCAACAGGTGTGCTGCCTAATATATATCTGAAATTATATTAagatagaaaaaaacattattttacataataataatatttcataataatatatgtttttcctgtattttttgatcaaataaatgcagacttgatgtGCACAAGAAActcatgtaaataaaacaaaaaccattctgatcccaaactttagtagtgtgtgtgtgtgtgtatatataaggaaatataggaaaaaaatatgatattttgttaATAAACAATACTGTAACAAAATCAAACAGAAATACTTAAGTTTACAAATGTTTCATcaacttttaattaaaaacacattctctattattaaaatatgcagctgttttttttcttcttcttaactCTCAATTCTTTTCAGTAGGACAAAGCCCTGAATCAATTTAAATAGGATAGCACTTAGCGCTCATACTATGGCATTGATGGGGTTTTGAGTCTGGTTCCTTTCATATAATTATAGATTACTGCTCCTCGTCATTTCCTCCCCTACTATGCCTCTCAACATCCAAAGACATCATCTTGTCTTACAGTACAGTAGCTTCCCCTTTCAcatgtactgtatacacacaatTATTACATGATGACCCCCTTAACACCCTTATATATCCTTAGGATGAGTGGAATGATGCGTAGCAACATGGCAACCTTTCAGAGCTTAATAAATCTGTCTAGACTGAAATCTATCTGCAAAATGTGACACCTACCACCTCCACTAAAAGCACGTTTAATAAAGAGGCAAAAGTCAAACAGCTGATCTACTTGTCTACATGACTAATAAACTTACCCTCTTTTGAAATGAGAGTTGAATGAATGCGGTTTAGAGAATTTATGTAATTGaaaatgtatctgaaaaaaacaaaaaaacattaaagctaATGGACAATCAGAAAACCCAAACCTGACATTGGTTTTGTGAAATGTAACATATAATAAAACAGTCCAACAAGTAATTTTCCTGTACCTGAAAGCCAGTAGCACTTTAAAATGTCCTTTTGACCCCAATTGTCTCTGTTTTATAATTCAAGTTCTAGCAGAAATGGGTAGGTCCATACTTCCGGTCTGCTTTGCAGACATATGATCTCATCACAAGAAAAATGGAGAAAAGAATATGAAGCTTACAACTccatattcttaaaaataacataGCATTATTAAGTTTCCTTTGCCAAAACCATACTTTTTGGACCTCTTTTGATTAATTCAGGACTCTGGTTTTCTAGACCTGATGCTTTTAAACAGAATATCTGAGTCTCAACTCCCTTAAAAAAGCTAGAAGTCAAAGGCAGTGAGTGTTTGAAGGGAAAAGCCTCTAGAGGTTGACTCTAGACTCAAATGGCAAATCCAAAAATAGAGAAATCTTCTGAAAAATCTTGTGGCCCATGCACATTTAtgttctctcacatacacacttgGTGTGCTGTTTAATATCCCCAATGAGTCATTAGTTTTCCACAGGAGTGGGGTTCTGCTGCAGTGGTTGGGTTGTGGGAGGCTGACTGATGATCACCTGGACGACATACTCTCTGGAGATCTTCAGTTCTTCCAGCTTCATCTTGTCAGTGAGTGGTCGGCCTGAGAAGAACCAGCGCTGACTGGTGGCCACTACACCCTCCTGGGTCTGTAGACGGTGCTTCATCTGCTGGACATTGTCATTCGTGCAGACGGCCAGGCGTAGATCTCGTCCCGTGGAGAGACGCAGACGCAACTGACACTCCTGACCTTCGCTAGCTGGAGCTTCTGGGATCTCAATGGTCTCCAACTCACTTTTTTCCTCAATCATGTTGACAGGAGACGAGAGGCAGTAGACAGGCAGCTGGTAGCGGTTCCCCAGCTCATCATAGCATTCAGTCAGAGCACCTGGAGATGACACAAAATAAGCATTTAAGCCACATTTTAGTCACTTTTTGTTGACTTATCTAATTTTCTGATACAGTGTACAATGATATTGTAATATAGCATTTATATATGTCTAATATATAGTGTAATCAAACATTATGATGCAAAATTCTGGGAAAGTCTGCAATACCATGAAAAAAAATGACAGGTTTATCCTCTTCAAACAAATGTATTGTAGCAGACAACAACATCAGCTTTGctaatgaacatttttttttttacaagatttgaacccacaagCAAAAATGATCTAGTTAACATTGTATTGTCTTCCTCCCAAAAGATAGTGATCGGTGTTGTGGAAGTTAGGAATACATTTCGGTCTGTTAATACTACAAAAGCTGTTGGTCCAGGTGGGTGTGCTCCTAGCCTCATTAAGAGCTTTGCTTGTCAACTAGCTACAGTGTGGCAACCAATATTTCAGGCTTCCATTGACTTACATATGGTTCTGACAATATGGAAAACCTCAATCATAAAACCGATACCAAAAACACTCTGTCCAAAGCAATGTAAAGATTATAGACCCATAGCCCTCACTTCAGTAATAGGCAAATGTTTAGAAAGAATACTACTTAAATATTTGTCTAATAATGTCAAAGtgaacaatacaatacaatcagTGTCAGTTTGCACATAAACAAGATAGCAGCACTGAGGATGCAGTGGCTGCCTTAGTGCAGATTATTACTAAACATCTAGACAAAGGCAACTCAACTTATGTTAGATAATTATTTCTGGACTTTTTCTGCATTTGATACTATTCAAGTTAACACTCTTGTGTCTAAACTAATACAGTTAGACGTGAACCCATACTTAATTAAATGGCACTCTCTTTTCTCATCAATTATTGTGAAAGCTCTGTGTTATGTTATTTACACTGTATACAGATGACTGTCGATTAAACAGGAATGatcagtatattttaaagtacCCTGATAATAATGTGTTAATATCATTATTGAATAACCAAGAGTGCTTAGAACAGCATCAACAGGGTAAACAAACTGGTCGAATGGTGTGACTATAATGCCCCCagtattaactaaaaaaaaaaaaaaaaaaaaaaaaaaaaaaaaacctaaggagATAGTATTAGGACCTGTTGCTGACATTCATTCAACACCTGCTGTTATACATGAAGAGAACATCAAACAAGTAGAAGCATATAGGTACTTAGGAGTATGGATAGACAAAACATTATCATGGAGAGATCATATAGATGATATctgtaaaaaaatcaatttaaagaatctACTTTCTCCATAGATTGAGGTCATTTGGAGCAAGAAAGCATATTCTGTAATCATGAGTGTCTTGTAGTACTATAATTCGGTTTGGCATATGAGTTTATCTGTTAGTCTAAAAACAAAGCTAATGAACTTGTAATGTGCTCTAAAATAGTGGgtcagccatttaaaaaaaagcatacgatttttattttattttttatgtgggTGTGTGTTAAAAAGCTATGTAGACTGTGTTGTCTATGTGATAAAGTATTGTCATTCTGAGTGAACCTGATGTAacagatttatttgtttatattgtagCACAAGATGTTCTTATTAGAGGTCGACGGATTTATTGGTTTTaccgattaatcggcaccgatagttgattgctggaaaAATCTGTTATCGGCAGAAAACGTCGATAGTTTTCTGCGTTTCGTCCTGTGCTGGAGCGGCTGAGAAGGCTCCGTTTTAATTATACAGTGCGAGAGCGGCCTTTAGTGGCTGAAATCAGTGACAGCATGTGCTGTTTGTTTAGACACGTGACACTGCAAGCTGAACAGAGTGAGAAACTTTAGGGActaggaactagggactttgtgccagtactcggtgtgtttccatagcaggaaccaggaactaaataaagttctgggtaaaaaaatgccccccagaaagtccctgctggcgaggtagtactttttcaaagtttcagaactttcgggggcgggacttggttGCTAAACATGCTGACTAGATGAGATCACGCAGCATTATGATTTCAGTCatcatttatttggatcattttcaaaatattactgttattatgtcatgaaatgtcattttaaaagtatttcaggcgagattGTAGTTGGTTTAAACTCAaaaatgtggtttatttataaagacatcgcctatttaaaaatgtgtttcgccgatttcggagacggtaagctccacgcgatcagcgggagctcagtaaTCATGTATCCACCAAAAGCGGATACATTATAGCtctaatgaaaattaattaaataattacataatttagtaAATTCTGTGTTAAGGATTGGATTATACTTAACTCACATAACAAAAGCActaatatttaatagtatttaagtgattattcatttatttatatggtatttctaaaaaatttataaaaataaaataattatgctcACTTATACtcaccaacaaaaaatgttttgctgttgtgtttcagtgggaaatatcagtttacatttccaaacattattccATTACAACATCATTTCAAACATTTGCCACTAAAtgtaataatctagtgagatttttgtttgtacagggagtctgacagcagccagtgcagATCAGAGACTTGATCCCATCATCATCCGGTCTGTCTGGAATGCCATGAAGAAactgaacaaactgagacagactaaatccagaagaactgtgaaaTGTCTCCAAAACagttcaagaaacctgcaaaaatacagtactgtgcaaagttttaggcacttgtgtaaaaatgctgtaaagtgaggatgccgtcaaaatagggctggacgattatggcctaaaatcaaaacctccattaattgaacattttacctcgattacgattaatgaacgattattttgtttctgttttgtttttttgccctcatagttcactgacaaggtttgtactgtaaatatgattgactatcagcagttattttatctatgttcgtaacatttcttactagggttgggtattgtttgaattttatcgattccGATTCCGATTCTGCTTATCGATTCCGATTCTTATCAATTCCTAATTTCGATTCCAATGagataaaaaatgcaatataaaataaaaattaagtcaaacatttagatgttaaacatttttacaaagcattctgttgcagctgaataacatgagcaaaaatcagcagcctacaaaacactgcaagaggaattttgcctgtgattaaaaaaataccatagcaaaaacaacaagattaatataaatgtgttaaagacaagtaaatagtcagtaataagataggaacagacaaatcaattagcaatatcataaataaatacaactaaacaaaattccaggtacagaaactgtaattaaaagtttaaaacactgcgtagttttctttttataaatagattaatcaagtaaagttattaaatatattcagtcaagatcagtgaatgattttcttttgttcttggattaacattaatgacaggtaGTGTTTATTAGGCTATTGTCTCTTTAAGCAAATATAATGCACATGTGTGTCATCTGTTTATGTTCACGTAAGATAAAAAATGGCTGCGCAAACATGGTAGATcgataaaacaaatacaactgacaaagtttagtgaagacgcAAGGCTCACCGCTCACGCGCCATCACTATTTGTTGAACCGGCGTTCACCTCcctgttttgcttttatgccattGACTGGCAGAATCATGTGGCTACATACACGGtagtatgcttttaagggggaagtattaACAGGATTAAATAAACgaaataaccgacatgggaaaattacgCCGGTTAGAGGACATGAATTTCGGTTTTgattacttttcgattaatcgtccagccctacgtcaaaaataatgccataaataaatttattaacttctattaactaaactaaattaaatcaacatttggtggaccacactatgcattaaaaaaaaagcttttgtcctaggtgcacttgtgcattgtttttcGTTTAGCTTTGCAGATAGGTTTCTTGATTTGTCTTGGAGACAtttccacagttcttctggatttagtctgtctcagtttttctgtttcttcatgttattccagacagacaggatgatggtgagatcagatctctgtgtggagcattGACTGTAGTCAGACTCCTtgtaattaatggcaaaaacaatgtttggaaatgtaaattgatatttactactgacacactacagcaaaatatataaatagctgacttaaaaccatttttgttggtgaaaatactagtggccttagacttttgcacagtactgtttttttttgtgtcaaaattaaaataacttttaatttttaattaaaataacttttaattttacttatatttacataaatatacaaagCTGCACTTGATCCTCCAAGTATAAATGTGGGTTATATAGATTTTTATGTATGCTATCTCAGATGAGCAGTAAAGAGGCCCAACGGTGCTGCAAGACTAACATCTAATTTAGAAACATTCAAGGATCTCTAGAATATCAAAAATCAAAGTGTTCAGTCTGTATGGTAGGGAACAATGTTATTAAGTTCCATTAaggtgatacaaaaaaaaaaaaaaaaaaaaaaaaaaaagtacaaaagtggTACTGCTCTTCACATAAATTTGACCACAAATACTCAAAGACAGTAAAATAACTGTAAACTCATCTCTGTAAACAACTGTGCAAGTCAAACAACCACAGACCTTATGTATGGCATGCAGAGCAGCTCAAGCCCCTAAAACCACTGTGGATGGAATTTCTCCTGCTGCTGAAACAACTTGCTGATGCTCACTATGACtacattgctgaaaaaaaaaaaaaatcatttgtgaCGCTCTCTGCCCTATTAACATATACACAGCCCCACAATTTAAactattgtatcaatgcattctatggcaccttttaatattacataaataaaaaatatggtaatCATAGAAGAGTATTAAATTATCGGATGcgtgcattttattttatgtatttttgaataaataattacagattaccaaaaaatatatatattttgtgaaatccAGAAAAACATGAGCAACATATTATTAccataatatattgtattatactgTTCCTGTAGCTTAACTTGGAAAATATTAGCTTAGTTTGCTTCCcag is part of the Carassius auratus strain Wakin chromosome 27, ASM336829v1, whole genome shotgun sequence genome and encodes:
- the LOC113046325 gene encoding ubiquitin domain-containing protein 2-like, with amino-acid sequence MDSSGKEAKITFDNTPPYMIVCSKHFHQDTTPAPEMEGPVNPSPSPGTVHTGALTECYDELGNRYQLPVYCLSSPVNMIEEKSELETIEIPEAPASEGQECQLRLRLSTGRDLRLAVCTNDNVQQMKHRLQTQEGVVATSQRWFFSGRPLTDKMKLEELKISREYVVQVIISQPPTTQPLQQNPTPVEN